In one Grus americana isolate bGruAme1 chromosome 1, bGruAme1.mat, whole genome shotgun sequence genomic region, the following are encoded:
- the LOC129201830 gene encoding LOW QUALITY PROTEIN: 40S ribosomal protein S15a-like (The sequence of the model RefSeq protein was modified relative to this genomic sequence to represent the inferred CDS: inserted 2 bases in 1 codon; substituted 1 base at 1 genomic stop codon): protein MVRMNVLADALKSINNAEKRGKRQVLIRPCSKVIVQFLTAMMKHGYIGEFEIIDDHRAGKIVVSLTGRLNKXGXISPRLDVQLKDLEKWQNNLLPSRQFGYIVRTTSAGIMDHEAARRKRTGGKILGFFF, encoded by the exons ATGGTGCGCATGAATGTTCTAGCCGATGCTCTCAAAAGCATCAACAATGCAGAGAAACGCGGGAAACGCCAAGTTCTCATTAGGCCATGCTCCAAAGTAATCGTCCAGTTTCTAACTGCAATGATGAAGCATGGTTACATTGGTGAATTTGAGATAATTGATGATCACAGAGCTGGGAAGATTGTTGTCAGTCTCACAGGCAGACTCAACAA TGGGTAAATCAGTCCCAGACTTGATGTTCAGCTGAAGGATTTGGAAAAGTGGCAGAACAACCTGCTGCCTTCACGTCAGTTTGGGTACATTGTACGGACAACCTCAGCTGGCATCATGGACCATGAGGCAGCTAGGCGAAAACGCACAGGAGGCAAAATCCTGGGATTCTTTTTCTAG